One window of Anaerolineales bacterium genomic DNA carries:
- the lgt gene encoding prolipoprotein diacylglyceryl transferase, which yields MEGVTFGPLFLRWNGLLIALGIAVGAFASALEARRRFNDAEIVYHIFVPVTLWSWIGSRLWHVLTPPLSSVQLGLTTGHYLSHPLDILSFWTGGFGIPGAILGGTAALWILARRDHLPFWEMTDVLAPGIAIAHGIGRLGNYFNQELYGLPTDVPWSIFVDPVNRLAGYGGNDFYHPLFVYEILMLLACVVILLWLPRGRFADRIKAGELYLIYLAWYSFIRFLLEFLRLDVSLVNGANINQVFFACLLAVSAGLLLYRRFVRVL from the coding sequence ATGGAAGGCGTCACCTTCGGTCCGCTGTTCCTGCGATGGAACGGATTATTGATCGCTCTTGGCATAGCCGTGGGAGCGTTTGCATCTGCCCTGGAAGCCAGACGCCGCTTTAATGATGCGGAGATCGTTTACCATATCTTCGTACCTGTGACTCTCTGGAGTTGGATCGGGTCGCGCCTCTGGCATGTGTTGACTCCGCCTCTTTCCTCCGTTCAACTTGGGCTGACCACCGGGCATTATCTTTCCCATCCGCTCGATATTCTCTCATTTTGGACAGGAGGATTTGGAATCCCCGGCGCGATTCTCGGCGGGACGGCGGCTTTATGGATCCTTGCCCGCAGAGATCACCTGCCGTTTTGGGAGATGACGGATGTTCTCGCGCCGGGAATCGCGATTGCCCATGGGATTGGCCGCCTCGGGAATTATTTCAACCAGGAGTTGTATGGCTTGCCAACGGATGTGCCCTGGTCGATCTTTGTTGATCCCGTGAATCGGCTGGCGGGATATGGGGGAAATGATTTCTATCATCCCTTATTTGTGTATGAAATTCTTATGCTTTTGGCTTGTGTGGTGATCCTTCTCTGGCTTCCACGCGGCAGATTTGCGGATCGCATAAAAGCGGGTGAACTCTACCTGATTTATCTTGCGTGGTATTCATTCATCCGGTTTCTTCTTGAATTCCTGCGATTGGATGTTTCTTTGGTGAACGGAGCAAATATCAATCAGGTATTTTTTGCCTGCTTGCTTGCGGTTTCCGCCGGGCTCCTGCTGTACCGTCGGTTTGTCCGGGTTTTGTAA
- a CDS encoding ABC transporter ATP-binding protein, which translates to MIETNDLSKQFHDFVAVEGVNLSVQSGQILALLGQNGAGKTTTVRMLTALLQPTRGTARVAGYDVAKNGHDVRASVGVLTEHHGLYMRMTAEEYMDFFGQVYNLSASLRKTRTENLLEYFGLAEAARRRIGEYSKGMRQKLALARAMIHEPGVLLLDEPTSAMDPESARLVRDEIARLKSAQRTILLCSHNLTEVELLADKIAIIYRGRILIQGTLDELKQDVLGHPEYVVRFSNPWDAGGLELPEGMEMLTKTPTSLKVRVEAPEDSNPILMQRLASLSVPVVAFQEEMRTLEQVYLKVMAAVRGKDYVQ; encoded by the coding sequence ATGATTGAAACGAACGATTTGAGCAAGCAATTCCATGATTTCGTGGCTGTCGAAGGAGTAAACCTCTCGGTTCAATCCGGGCAGATACTCGCGCTCCTTGGGCAGAACGGCGCCGGTAAGACAACCACCGTTCGGATGCTAACCGCGTTACTGCAACCCACGCGCGGGACAGCTCGCGTTGCCGGATATGATGTCGCAAAGAACGGGCACGATGTCCGTGCCTCGGTGGGAGTGTTGACGGAGCATCACGGTTTGTACATGCGTATGACCGCCGAGGAGTATATGGACTTTTTCGGTCAGGTGTACAACCTCTCGGCTTCTTTGCGGAAAACGCGCACGGAGAATTTATTGGAATACTTTGGTCTGGCAGAAGCCGCCAGACGGCGCATCGGCGAATATTCGAAAGGGATGCGGCAGAAGCTTGCGCTTGCTCGTGCCATGATTCACGAGCCCGGCGTGTTGCTGCTGGATGAACCCACCTCCGCAATGGACCCGGAATCCGCGAGGCTGGTGAGAGATGAGATCGCGCGGTTGAAATCCGCCCAACGGACGATCCTGCTTTGTTCCCACAACCTGACCGAAGTGGAACTGCTGGCAGACAAGATCGCGATCATCTATCGCGGCAGGATTTTAATTCAAGGGACACTTGATGAGTTAAAACAGGACGTGCTCGGTCATCCTGAATATGTCGTCAGATTTTCGAATCCCTGGGATGCAGGCGGATTGGAACTGCCCGAGGGGATGGAGATGCTTACCAAAACGCCGACCAGTCTCAAGGTCCGGGTGGAAGCGCCTGAAGACTCGAATCCGATTCTGATGCAGAGACTGGCTTCCCTATCTGTTCCTGTGGTTGCATTCCAGGAAGAGATGCGCACGTTGGAGCAGGTGTATCTGAAGGTCATGGCGGCTGTAAGAGGAAAAGATTATGTTCAATAG
- a CDS encoding stage II sporulation protein M, translating into MFNRLRPVWLVAKRELRDQFRDWRVLLPMAILTLCFPFLMNEFAKETIEFLNQYGANLVLERLIPISIMIIGFFPITVSLVVALESFVGEKERGTIEPLLTAPFDDWQLYFGKLLVGAVTPLTASYISIGLYLFMISRQGLALPDGMVMLQLFLLTTAHAILMVSAAIVISVQSTSVKAANLLASFIVIPVAILMQGEAVMLFWGNETVLWLGILGVLIIALLLIRVGISHFEREYLLGREIDTLNLKWIVRTFWRNFKGGAVSLRDWYGRVLADSLRRARPALLLMFLIALTSAWASYEWIMVNVSDTIEKASPKDLAAIEENIEELPDLASMRGHLDASFLFLNNTRSMVIIFLAGLTSFSVLGVLIYILNVALIGGVYALLELIGVSPIPIFLAGVLPHGIFEIPALMIGSAVVLYIGAVLVTPQTGKSMGEVILEMLADWAKIFVGVVVPLLALAAVIEAYVTPALLLKVIGG; encoded by the coding sequence ATGTTCAATAGATTGCGCCCGGTCTGGCTTGTGGCGAAACGCGAATTGCGCGACCAGTTCCGCGATTGGCGGGTGCTCCTGCCGATGGCGATCCTGACCCTGTGTTTTCCGTTCCTGATGAACGAATTTGCAAAGGAAACCATTGAATTCCTGAATCAGTACGGCGCGAACCTCGTCCTCGAACGGCTTATCCCGATCTCGATCATGATCATCGGTTTTTTTCCGATCACAGTTTCACTGGTTGTGGCGTTGGAATCTTTTGTGGGTGAAAAGGAACGCGGCACGATCGAGCCGTTATTGACAGCGCCCTTCGATGACTGGCAGTTGTACTTTGGCAAATTGCTGGTAGGCGCGGTCACGCCATTGACAGCCAGTTATATCTCCATCGGTCTATATTTATTCATGATCTCCCGCCAGGGATTGGCTTTGCCGGATGGCATGGTGATGCTGCAATTGTTCCTGTTGACCACCGCTCACGCGATCCTGATGGTCAGTGCGGCGATTGTCATTTCGGTCCAGTCCACCTCAGTAAAAGCGGCGAATTTGCTTGCATCGTTCATCGTGATTCCGGTTGCGATCCTGATGCAGGGCGAGGCGGTCATGTTATTCTGGGGAAACGAAACTGTACTTTGGCTGGGAATTCTAGGCGTTCTGATCATTGCCCTGCTGTTGATCCGTGTCGGTATCTCGCATTTCGAGCGGGAATACCTGCTTGGACGCGAGATCGACACCTTGAATTTAAAATGGATCGTGCGCACCTTCTGGCGGAATTTTAAAGGCGGAGCCGTCTCCCTGCGCGATTGGTATGGCCGGGTCCTGGCTGATTCGCTCCGGCGTGCGCGACCTGCGCTCCTGCTCATGTTCCTGATCGCATTGACCAGTGCCTGGGCGAGTTACGAATGGATCATGGTCAATGTATCCGACACGATTGAAAAAGCATCTCCGAAAGACCTGGCAGCCATCGAAGAAAACATCGAAGAACTCCCCGACCTGGCAAGCATGCGCGGACACCTCGATGCCTCTTTCCTGTTTTTAAACAATACCCGCTCGATGGTGATCATTTTCCTCGCCGGGTTGACCTCCTTCAGCGTTCTGGGAGTCCTGATTTACATTCTGAACGTAGCCTTGATCGGCGGCGTGTATGCGCTTTTGGAATTGATCGGAGTTTCGCCCATTCCAATTTTTCTTGCCGGAGTCCTGCCGCACGGCATCTTCGAGATCCCTGCATTGATGATCGGGAGCGCAGTAGTACTTTACATCGGCGCGGTCCTTGTCACGCCGCAGACGGGAAAATCGATGGGGGAGGTGATCCTCGAAATGCTGGCGGACTGGGCAAAGATCTTTGTCGGCGTGGTGGTGCCGCTTCTCGCGCTCGCGGCTGTGATCGAGGCGTATGTCACGCCAGCCCTGCTCCTCAAAGTGATAGGCGGTTGA
- a CDS encoding MBL fold metallo-hydrolase yields MAKVIILGASNAIPTKESENTHMVIVGAERTVLVDSVSNPILRLEQAGLDFNELTDIIVTHFHPDHVSGIPLLLMDMWLMGRQKPLNIYGLHYTLDRLEDLMGFYNWSEWPEFFPVVFYRLPTKEMTHVLTCPEFSIKASPVRHMIPNIGLRIEFTESEKVMAYSCDTEPCDEVVRLSAGADVLIHEATGEEPGHSSAAQAGEIATKAEVGKLFLIHYPTGRFKKGDVVEEASKTYQGEIALAKDFMVLEF; encoded by the coding sequence ATGGCAAAGGTGATCATCCTCGGGGCATCGAACGCGATACCGACAAAGGAAAGCGAAAATACCCACATGGTCATTGTGGGAGCCGAACGCACTGTATTGGTAGATTCGGTCAGTAACCCGATTCTGAGGCTCGAGCAGGCTGGGCTGGACTTTAATGAGTTGACTGACATCATTGTCACGCATTTCCATCCCGACCATGTTTCCGGCATCCCGCTCCTGTTGATGGATATGTGGTTGATGGGCAGGCAGAAGCCTTTGAATATTTACGGATTGCATTACACCCTAGATCGTCTGGAAGACCTGATGGGTTTTTATAACTGGTCGGAGTGGCCCGAGTTCTTCCCCGTTGTGTTTTACCGATTGCCGACAAAAGAGATGACCCACGTGTTGACATGCCCTGAATTTTCCATTAAGGCTTCGCCAGTGCGACACATGATCCCGAACATCGGTCTGCGGATCGAGTTTACCGAAAGTGAAAAGGTGATGGCATACTCCTGTGACACTGAACCTTGCGACGAGGTTGTCCGATTGAGCGCCGGCGCGGATGTGTTGATTCACGAAGCGACGGGCGAAGAACCCGGCCATTCCTCCGCGGCGCAGGCGGGGGAGATCGCAACAAAGGCGGAAGTGGGAAAACTTTTTCTGATTCACTATCCCACCGGCAGATTTAAAAAAGGCGATGTTGTTGAAGAAGCCTCAAAGACGTATCAAGGTGAAATCGCCTTGGCGAAGGATTTTATGGTGTTGGAGTTTTAA
- a CDS encoding HNH endonuclease produces MNEPVLVLNANFEPIHVCTTRRAVTLILAGKAGMIANGRGHIRTISLLLPRPSVIRLESQIHRPRPRVKLTRREIFRRDNFTCQYCGKREGSLTIDHVIPRHMGGRHVWTNLVTACSICNHRKGGRKVDEAHMRLLHIPKEPPADAKYIFGKHLSDNHEWEPYVSGW; encoded by the coding sequence ATGAACGAACCCGTATTGGTGCTCAATGCGAATTTTGAGCCGATCCACGTCTGCACGACGCGGCGGGCGGTCACGTTGATCCTTGCGGGAAAAGCCGGCATGATCGCGAACGGACGCGGGCACATCCGCACCATTTCATTATTGCTTCCACGTCCATCGGTCATTCGGCTCGAATCGCAGATTCATCGTCCGCGCCCGCGCGTCAAATTAACGCGCCGCGAAATCTTCCGGCGCGACAATTTCACCTGCCAGTATTGCGGCAAACGGGAGGGAAGCCTGACTATCGATCATGTGATTCCCCGGCATATGGGCGGGCGGCACGTCTGGACGAATCTCGTGACCGCGTGTTCCATATGCAATCACCGCAAGGGCGGGCGCAAAGTGGACGAGGCGCATATGCGGCTTTTGCACATCCCAAAAGAGCCGCCCGCGGACGCGAAGTACATTTTCGGGAAGCATCTTTCCGACAATCATGAATGGGAGCCTTACGTTTCGGGTTGGTAA
- a CDS encoding TIGR01777 family protein → MIIHPYRQFGERADWGIITGTMLNILIAGGSGLLGSALRKSLQADGHNVFILSRRSDGMNVIKWDGLTSNGWGHRVNEMDAVIHLTGRSMTNYPWTTSRKKSFENSRILPGLALAQAIREADHRPSLFVQFSGINYYGLRGDLADESTPPGEDFPAQLAVKWENATKHLEELGIRRLVLRTSVVLARENPLMILMSLPMRMFVGGRIGSGKQAFPWIHIKDWVGAVRHLMADENARGIYNLIAPVQTSLEAFSKELAKTLHRPYWFPLPDFLMRNVLGEMGVMILDGRFSQPKRLLESGYEFQFPGPREALADLYG, encoded by the coding sequence GTGATTATACATCCATACCGGCAATTCGGTGAACGCGCCGATTGGGGTATCATTACGGGCACAATGCTGAACATCCTCATCGCGGGCGGTTCCGGGCTGTTGGGATCCGCTCTGAGAAAATCCCTCCAAGCTGACGGGCACAACGTCTTCATCCTATCGCGAAGAAGCGATGGGATGAACGTAATTAAATGGGACGGTCTCACCTCAAACGGTTGGGGACACCGCGTCAATGAAATGGATGCGGTGATTCATCTTACGGGAAGAAGCATGACTAACTACCCCTGGACGACCTCCCGGAAAAAATCCTTCGAAAATTCACGCATCCTTCCCGGACTTGCGCTTGCTCAAGCCATTCGGGAAGCGGATCATCGTCCAAGCCTTTTCGTGCAATTTTCCGGCATCAATTATTACGGCTTGCGCGGCGATCTCGCCGATGAATCCACCCCGCCCGGCGAGGACTTCCCCGCTCAATTGGCGGTCAAATGGGAGAATGCAACCAAACATCTCGAAGAGTTGGGTATTCGTCGTCTTGTGTTGCGCACATCGGTCGTGCTGGCGAGAGAAAATCCATTGATGATATTGATGTCCCTGCCTATGAGGATGTTCGTCGGCGGGAGGATCGGTTCTGGAAAGCAGGCGTTTCCGTGGATTCACATCAAGGATTGGGTGGGCGCTGTCCGACACCTGATGGCGGACGAAAACGCGCGCGGAATATATAATCTGATCGCGCCCGTTCAAACCTCCCTGGAGGCTTTCTCAAAGGAACTCGCCAAAACGCTTCACCGTCCGTATTGGTTTCCTCTGCCAGACTTTTTGATGCGGAACGTTTTGGGTGAAATGGGCGTCATGATCCTCGATGGCAGGTTCTCCCAGCCCAAACGGTTACTGGAGTCCGGGTATGAGTTCCAGTTTCCGGGTCCGCGCGAGGCGCTGGCCGATTTGTATGGTTAA